GCCCCATTTATTGATTATACCTCTGCATCCATGGGATAATTAGATATAAACCAAATTCCAGTAGCAATTATTATGCCACTGACTATTATGTCAGATGTATTAATATGAGTAAATATTATACTTTTTCATTCCCAATCTGCCCCCAACTATACATATACAagtaataatttaaattagaggGGAGAagaatttctcacacacacacacacgacTATGATGTTATAGGAGTTCGAACCCGAAACCTCTGGTGTGCAAGTCAAGACATTTTTCATTAGGCCAGACTTTGTTGCAGTCTACCTCAAAGTATATAAATGGTTAGAAACAAGATTTTAAGTCAATACTTATGATATTTAATGCTATTGGTTATTatgatttgaatttcttttcctaaacggcaatttcaaatatagaaTATAGTGTGAATTTCCAATCTGCACCTACaaaatacatatttatttaaaattttaaaataaaatttgaaaaatagaatGTGATTCACAAAATTACAGAATATGATTGTCTGATTTATTTGAAGCTGAAAACAGAAGATTCATCATCACAACATCAAACCTacatagagaaaaaaagagtgtGTTTAGGGAGTGTAAAATTTGGTTAAGAGTAAGCTCATCCATAAGGTTGATAATTTAAGGTTTTTGTAGATATTTATGCTTGAAGTCCATTAATTTTGGAGCCCCCCTGCAAATTGGTTGGGTACTTGAAAAGAGAGAGGCCCATTTTTTATAGTTGGGCTTAAACAAATTTAAGGAACAATAAATTCaacctttatttgttttactAACTCTTAACTGGTCAATGTTGCATGCTTAGAGTAAACTTCTTTTGGGATGAGCTCAAAAATTGTGACGGTTAAATTCGTTACAAGCCAGCTGACGGTtaaatttccattttctgtTGTTTCAAGAATTTTATATCCTTGCCattgaaggtttttttttatttttattgtagCAATACCCCTCGCTTATCCTAACATTTTCTCACACGGGCTCGAGGTCATGTTCAATTTCTCCCTCTCGCAATTGATTAGGCTCAAGAAACTTGCAAAGCAGTTCTTAAGGTTGTAAACAGAAATGTTTTCCCCTATTCAACAATTAGACTCTTGCCACTTATGATCTAGCAACAATCATCCTCACAAAGTCACAATccttcaccaccaccaacttTTCTCCTAGCATTATGTTTTGGAACTTGCAAAGCAgacaaaaaaatcaacttaCAAACCAAATTATGTAAAGCTGCATTGTTTACAAAAGATTATGATGAATAGGATCAGACTTTACCAAGTACAACAGACAAATCAAAGTATCTCACAACTCACATCATCTTTTGTTTGCTCATTTACACTTGTGATCAAATcacattattttgaaaatggagaaaaagaaTTTGCATGATTAAAATCTGATTTGAGTAAGAACTCAGAGATAGTAAGAccattctcttcatcttttgtGAAAACCCGCATCATCTTCTGAGCCCGCATTATCTTCGCCAAAGTAAAACGTTAGGCTTCCAAGTTGACCAAAAGGGAAATTCAGCATGCAAGATGGACCATTGCACTGGCCATACAACCACACCATGTTTGACAGAATTGAAGCATTCAGCAGTGCGTTAGCATTCTCGGTACTGAACTTCAAGAAAAATCGACCCGCCACAGGAATCCAAATAACACAATCCTCCTGATacacaacaaaataaacaaggAAACTTTGATCATTTATGTGATTAGGAAATTGAACTTCTTGTGAAGTGTATGACAGCAAATCTAGtcagtgaaaaagaaaaatgtatgaAATTGAAGGATGGTGTCGTATTATTTCATGGCACAGAAGAATGGACGTTTTCCGATGAGAATCAGAACCAGAATTTGCTTAATGAATACtgtgttttcagaaaattgATTAACAGACCATAACTAACATATTTGGCAAGCTGTCATAAGTTGTTCTACACTACGAATCACACGTAAGGTTGGGAAAATACCTTCCTGAGAACAATCGCCTTATCTTGTCCATGAAGTACAACTTGCTTACCCATTACGCTTACAGTAACTGCAATGACACGTACCATACCAGTCTAGTGAGCAACATATAcaagattatatatatgaagagTTAGGGAATGCCATAAAATCTTGTGAACCTTGTGAATGTGTATCAGCATCCATACATACATCACAAACAAAGATTATCACAATCTGAACTCATTAGAGATTATATGAAAAGTCACAGTAAATGACAAAGGATTGTGAAGCATGACACTGCTGTCAATGAGAAATTCTAAGAAAATGATCAACATGTTCAAACAGTAATTTTTGTTACACATTGTACCTGTCATCCCAAATCGTTCTCGCGAACTGAGGATAAGAACCCTAAACAGCTCCGCAGCTATCCCAATGACCACTGGACGTTCTTTTTGGAGCTGAGGTAAAGTTATCTGACCAGACCTCCTTGAAAGCAATGGAATTTCAGCAACCTTCATTTCCAGAGTTGCTAGCattattgaaaatataaacaaaaagagacaagaaaaattagataagGAGAGAATAACAGAACACAAACCAATGATGCAGACAGATTGACAACAATCCTCAAGAAACTGATAAACCAAATGACAAATTTAAAGttaaaacttgaaaaagaacATATCTCCaaaccaaatgaaaaaagCTAAAATGATGCAGATACTTCACCAAAAAAACGCAGACAGTTCCTCAAATTAAAACACATTTTACAACAAATATTAGGAAATACAAATCCTCAAGAAActgaataattttttaaaccaaatGAAAACCCATAAACTTGAAAACGAACAGAGTTCCAGGTTTGTGTCAGAATATTGGTAAAGTACTGTGATGGGTCGATTTCCAAATTTCTACATTTCCAATAACCAACTAGAAAGACTCAAATCTTAGAATCttgaagttaaaaaaaaaaaatcagataatgcgTATTGACAAAAATCCTCAAGAAActgaaaaacccaaaaacgaGATTAATTGTTGGAACCAAATGACAAACGATGCAGATAATTTCATCAAATCTATAGTTGTGGCTGTTAGAACGCAAAAAGGCAGATAGTTCATCAAATTTATACAGatttcaaacaaaacccataaacttgaaaaagaagagagcgCCAAAAACCTTCGAAGTTTATGCCAGAATATTGGTAAAGTAGTGTGATGGATCGATTTCGAAATTTCAAAGAACCGACTAgaaatattgaaaaagaagaattttcCAAGGAACAATTAAGACCCAAAtcttgaaatcttgaaataaataaaaaattgaaagaaactaAGAATATTGGTATGTACTTACAGACACTGAGGAGCTCAAAGTCAATGTTATCGCGGCTGATATCACTAGAGAGACTGAGAAAATCACCACCCTTGGCATCAAAGAGTTCCCTGAACAGCATATAGTAGTCCAAGCCAAGGCGGACGTTCTCAGTGCAGCTAAAAGTGTAGAAGTTGGAAGGTGTCAACTGCAGGGCTAAGACGACGTTTGGGATTTCAGGCGTGCGTCCTTCCTCAGGGTCACCTACGGCTCCTACCAATGTGACGTCGTTTTCTGTGACGCAGAGCTCGACATAGTGGTCGGGGCCCAGCAGCATGAAGCATGAAAGCGCGTGCCTTAGATAGGAAGCACATGGGTCAAGGGTAAACTGAAACATGGTGATGAACAGAGAGAGTTTCTGTTTCTTGAGGGAAAAgtaacagagagagagagagagagagagctaaggAAATTGAGATTCTTTTGGGATGAGAGCTCAAGGCATTGTGACTAGACTTGgtgaagaggaagaggctttaaACTAATTTCTTGGCGGAAAGTTTTTCTTGGGCGGTTAAATCCGTTACAAGTTAGCTGACTGGTTTGGTATTTCATTTTCTCCTGTAATCTGTTTGGGGTTTATGATTTTACACTTCCTTCCCAGTGGCTTAGAAGAATTTCAGATTGTTGCtattaaattcttttatttgaatttcataCCCCCCTCACTCATGCACTGATCTGAGATTTCGAGCAGTTGTTGAAATCGGATCAGTCACAAATCATTGGATTCTTAGCGCCCATAGTTCAGACAGAGTCACTCTGCCTGCTCCTTATCTTTATATTTACACTTTCTACCCTTTTGTTTCAAGAATTTTAGATGCTTCCCCATTTTcgtatcaaaaaataaaaagaaggaaaggttGGAAACTCTTGACCTATGGCCTTGtcttaagtttttcttttatcttttatacaagcaatattggaAGATAAAAGAATCGAACTTAAGACCTCGAGTGTGAGGTAAAAACTCTTAATTACTTGAACTACAAATCCTTGCTACTTGATCTTAAGACTAACCCATGGTCCCCAAAGATTATTTGATCCATGGACCTTAAGGCCCAACCATGGTCCCTCCTTTATCGCTTTTCGCAGgtgtttttttggtcgaaactTCTCACAGAATTTTGTTGGTTGTTTTACTTGCATAGTTAAAAACGGCAAGCATTTTAGCGAACCCTAAACATTCACAGTTATATACTCTTCCAGGCCTCCCCTTTTAGCAGAGAACTGAAACTCACCCCAAACCAACTGAtaccatccatccatccatggCTTCTCATATTTACCACCAGTCAATCACCCGGCCACATATAATAATGGCTCCAATGCAAAATCATGAACTTTCAAGAAGGCAAAATCAAAGATATAGAAGGGGCGAGCAGGGGGGGATGACAATTCAACCAAGTCAGATAATACATTAACTACTTGAGAGCATGGAACAAGCTGGTCAAGGCTAaggaaaaacataaacaaaaaaaagaaagcagagTTTTATTTCCCCCTGCTTGCACAAGCTATCCTTCAGAAGTTCAATGGCGGCTAAACCCGAAAAACAGCAAGTTTTACAAACCAGTCtgttaataaaaacaaaggcaGTTCTGCACTGGACCCAGCATCTATCTGGTACCTATAGGCCAACCTAAGAACTCCCTCAAGGTCCAATTAAAGTTTCAGGACTACGAAAACAGAAGCATTTCAAGGGACGATGAATCAGAAAGTATTTCCTCCCATCAGAGCTATAGCTTCTTGTATGGAGAAGGGTCCATCATCCCTAAAAGCAGAAAGGAAAACACACATTATCCATTGCATAAATCCACCCAAAACTTTAAACAGTCAATTCAGACAGATATATTACTTGGTAACTCGGAACTCCAAACTGTGTTAAAGCATATTATTCAAATTTAGTAGAACCTCttgaattttataaattcatatttcatgcttccccttttttaaaaaaaatacatggcaGCTTTAGTAGAGCATAAATTGATCAAGTTCCATTAAGAATTCCCAATTGATACTCTGAGAAGTTGATAAACGGGAATGTCAACACGAACTAGGTCCACCATTCTCCCCCACCCACTTCCCCTATTTTCCACACAACATATAACAATACATTGCATATACCATAGGAGAGTATGAAATGCACGTGCTAACATGAAAATAACAGAATTAGAGATAGAAGTCAGGCATGCTTAAATGCACTGTTAAAAAACTAGCTCTTAAGCATCATGTACCCAAACCTTACCATCATTGACGACACAGCAAAGTTTCAACCACCAATCACCGGCAATAAATTGCCTGATCGATATGGGGAGGAATTTGCTTTATCTCGGTCCCAAGTTCTTGCTCAATTCTATACCTGCAGGAAGagaatatattataaataacgaGCCCCCATTATATTGCAgaaaatttggatttggaaGAGAAAAGTACATACAAGTTGAAGCGGTCTTCATAGGTGATCAAATTCACAGCTAAACCAAGGTGTCCAAACCTTCCAGATCGACCAACCTGCATGTaagataaatacataaaacaGCACAGAGATAACTTCAACATGTAAATACTGCATCAGCTTTCTACTATTTATTTCTGCAAAGACTGTTTCTTACGCACCCTGTGAAGATATGTCTCTGAGTTCTTTGGAAAATCAAAGTTAATGACAACATTGACTGCTTGAATATCTATTCCTCTTGTAAATAGATCTGCAGTTATGCccccaaaaaaagaggaaaaagttAGAGAAAATCTCAagaatctattttttttaattactcaCATCAGGAATCTGTCCATACTACATACAACTTAAAATGAAATGAACAACTCAGAAACACACAATTGAACTGAGCATGATATATTAAGATCAAGCAAACCACATACAACATGAGTAATAAATGAGTTTATCACATGCACTATTTTTTTCCTCCATCATGATCTAAGAGTTTATCACATGCACTATGTTTTAAAGGATCcacctaaaaaaatatacatatatttaaaaacttaaaataaaaatttgaaatcacTGGAATGTACAGATGATGGTGCTGAAAGAAACTTATGGTTCACAAAATGGGAGGGAAGAAGGGagatagagaaagaaagagaacaaatcactggaaaaaaaaacgtaCCTGTACAAACAAGATTTCTGCATGCACCATTACGGAAGTCATGAAATACTCTGTTACGATGGTCTTGCAGCATCTTTGCATGGATATAAAAACAAGAATAGCCAAGTTCTGTAATTTTCTTGGCCAACAACTCTACCCGATTCACAGAATTACAGAATATGATTGACTGATTTATTTGAAGCTGAAAAACAGATCCATCATCACATCCATGAACCCCGCAAGAAgtcaacaaaataataataaatcaataCACAAAAACTACAGTTCACATCAAACCTTGGAGAAAAGAGTGTTTAGGCAGTGGACTTTCTGTCTCTCCTCGACAAAGGCGTAAAATTGTGTAATACCCTTTAGAGTAAGCTCATCCATAAGGTTGATAACATAAGGTTTTTGCAGATATCTATCCTTGAAGTCCTTGACAGTAACAGGAAATGTAGCTGAAAACATCAAAATTTGTCGATGTGAAGGTAAGAAGCGGATCAGCTGCTCTACTGAAGGTTGAAACTCCGGGGACAAAAGCTTATCGGCCTGTCAGACATTGATAAAAACATCATTAGATCATTGCATCTCATGATGCTAAAACCAACCAACTGTTTTCACCTCCTCCACTGCATACACAGATACACATGTGACGTGCACACAGACTTGAATGAAGATGGGGGAATCTGATCTTGGTAATCTCCCTTTTACAAGAGACATGGAAATACCGATTGGGATATGACCTGGCCACCACACTTTAAGACACTTCTAATAAGTCAATTTTAACTAGTAAACCAAAAATTCCAGGAGCATAAAGATACCAACTAACATAAGAATGAAACAGGTTGCAAATGCGGATCAGGGCTTGACTAATTGGAAATTCAACTTACTATTTAACCAAATAATTGCAAGAACATCTACTATAAAAATAGTTCTTAAAAGTGGAAACCTAAAACCAatgcaaacaaaaagataaataaggATGACAACATGCAGCCAACAACTGTTGGACAAAATTCTTTCAATACGTAAATTTAATGGAAGTTGGGGATAAGTATTTACCTCATCCATAACAAGCATAGAACAATCTTTCAAGATGCAAACACCTTTCTTTGCAAGATCTAAAATTCTTCCAGGAGTTCCGACAAGTAAGTGAACTGGTTGATATAAACGCATGATATCATCCTTTAAGCTGGTACCTCCGGTTGTAACCATAACTTGAATTTGCAAATGCTTCCCTAGCTCCTTACAGACTTGTGATGTTTGAAGAGCCAACTCGCGAGTTGGAACAAGAATAACAACTGCAGAAGAAAACACATATCAACACAGAAAGGACAATAATGCAACTGCATAGaaataaaatcctacatcTGCCTCCTATATATAGAACAGATTGGGAGCATTTTTTTATACCAGAACTCTATGTGTCTCAAGCACTTTAGTAAAGATTTCTATAGCCATTCGAGCAGCATAAAAAACTAAAGTGCCACAATAGCCATTATCTTTTGATGGGGCCTAATGATGGGCCGGAAGATGCAACTCAGTCGTAGAGAACAAACCTTGTATTACATTGTTATCTTGATCAATTTTCTCCAAAGCAGGGATGCAAAATGCAGCTGTTTTCCCCGTTCCATTTTTAGCTCTAGCAAGAATATCACTACCAGTTAAAGCAATTGGGATACTTTCTTCCTGAATAGGGGATGGTCTTTCGAATCCCTTCTCATAAATTCCCATCAGCAGCTCACGTTTCAGAAAATAGTCCTCAAACTCGTTCCCTTTAGTTGCAGTTACATCCTGAAGGAAATCATTTGCAACCAGATTAGGAAATCACCagtcattattatttttaactaTTTATCATTCATTGTGTTTATAGATGTGAAAACAACTTGATCTTAATAAACTACATAACAGTTGAATGATGCACCCTTCAAAATCTATACAGAAGCATCACATTAACAATATTGGTACCCATGATAAAGAATTATATAACAAATAATACATAACGAACCTCCGTTCTGAAACGAGTATCAGGTGCTGGAATATTTAACCTCGCCTTCCAATCATGCGAACTGAAAAAGAtaagtaaaacaaaataagataccATGTAAAGCATGAATCATAATATGttgaaaaaaaaggggaaaaaaagaaaagaaaaaaaagagacaagTATTAATAGATGGACTGTTAACAAAATATGTTACCAAAAAGCTTCCCTGACaggtataaataccaacaGCCAAACATTGAACTTGATATTTACAACCtcctttataatttataaaatcaaGGGCTACATGGAAACTACTCCAATGTCAAAAATTACTAGAAATTTATTCGGGCAATATGACTTCTCAGTCCTAAATAAATGCAACGTAGAATCAGCCTTCAATTATACAGAATTAACAAACcctagtttaaaaaaatttaaatcacACTATCAACTACAATGATTTAAAAAACAGCAAGAATCTTGGTCGAAGAAACCCATCTGAAGAactaattttcaattaaaaaatgactGTCATACTAGTTTTGGcggtttttttttaagcatAGTTTTAGTGGTTTTACCCAAATAAGAAATTCCCCCTTACTGTAATCACGTCTTTCCATCTTTAGGCCATATAGATCAACACATCCTGCGAGCTATAGATAGTTGAATAGTTATTACTTATTACTATAACCACAATTTTgtcaataaaaacagaaaaatgctTGTGGGTCTTCAACCCGACTAAAATCCCCAAGTGCACGTGTCGAGGCTCCAATCCGAACAAACAGGACAACCAATGCAAGGTGGCCCCGCAGGAGTGTACGCATCCGTGGGGAATTGAACACGAGGCAAATGCTTCCTGAAGCACTTATCATGACCCGTCCTACCACTGGACTAAGCTCACGGTCTTATGTGGCCCTCATTAATATTTGAAACTTTAACATTGAAACGCCAAAAGACAAGCACaaaagagatttttttttccaaggtTCTTGAAATCCAAGTGGAACCCAAACAGGAATCAGATAAGTTCCTCCACGCGTCGAAATATCCATGAGAGGTCAAAAGCTAATAAATTAGTGACACCTTATTAACACTAGATGAGAAAGCAATTTACCTACATTTCCAAAATCAGAAAGTTTTCTCGTACTCCTAAATGTCTTATGCTACACATGTCCGCATATCACACTGCTAAACACCTTATTCAACATGGAACTTCAAAAGTCCTAATTCTTCTGCACAATATCCTGATTACCCTAAAATTATCATTACATCCAAGTCTTCAACCAAACCCATTTCATCAAATGGCACAGTAACACAAACAGATTCATAAGCAACCCATTTTTCCCACCGCGATGAAAAACCAACCATAAAACATACATTTATGAAAGCAAACACACACCTCGGGTCGACAGCTTCCGACTGCACTGTCTTCTCGACCTCATCAACGGCCGAATCAGCACTGGTACTCCCACCCAACTGACCTCTCCTGAGCcactgttgttgttgctgctgctgctgttgatgCTGCTGTTGCTGAAAGTACTGCTGGTGATGATGGTTCGGCAAAAGGTTCCTCTGTACATACTGTTGCTGATGCGGCGGTCGAGACTGAAATGCAGGGTTTGCATTCATGCCACCACCTCTCCCAGCTCCGATCCCCGGAGGGTACCTCCCTCTGTTACTGTTCATCACTACGATTCAAaccctaaaaccctaaaaaaaattctaaaatctaaaacaaatgaacaATTAAAGGAACGGAACTAGGGTTTCTCTGGGCCGATAGATCGTAACCGTAAATCGGCGAAACCAAGCGCGAATTTAAAAGGTTTTCTGCACTTGATAACGAAATGAGAGGAAAATTGCTAAAAACGAAGATaataaatgaaatcaaagcTAGGGTTTTGGTAAATTGTGAGAAAATCGGGGTGTTTCTGTACGGATCTTGAGCGTAAATGAGTGTCTGAGCGAGAGAAAATTTGAAGGGCTTGTTATTTTATCtccagagaaagagagagagagtattgAGAGCTAATTGTTGGATTGGGAATCCATGGTCGTCTTGTGAAACCtccagagaagagagagatgacgAAACTGCTTGCTCTAACCGTCCTATTTGGCTAAAGCTAGGGCGTCatatatgtttatgtttatttgCCCAATGGCTCCCacatttttcttatattgCATCAGACCAGactttttattactttttttaaagtaacaTGAATTCTCTGGAAggcttgtttttgtttgtttctttcaatCTTATCCGTCTCTTAGAAAGTGTTATGAATTCACCACTCTTTTTAGTCACGTATTTTTAACCAAGTAAAGAACTcaaatcatattttttcttctctaataTTCCATTTTCGAAGAATTTCACTATTCtcatttatctatatatataaagcaaaaggcagagaatggtgaaacattcaaaataccagaaaatgccctttgttaattcaaacattaagaattgaaattattaattaaatgaggataatatagtaaattcatattttttaatattaaaaaaattaaaattaaaaacaaaataagataataggtcataCTTtgatggaacataactaccctattatcttttattaattctaaaaataaaataaaaataaaaaagaaaaccaattggcacatgcgtgagcatgtgtcaaggggctagtatatataaagaaaaaaaagcagagaattgtaaaatatttaaaataccataaaatgcccttgattaatgcaaatattaagaattaaaattattaattaaatgaggacaatatggtaaattcacacaaaaataagataatagatcctatttgtatggaacacaactatccattatctttttcaattcaaaaataaatttaaattttttttaaaaaatgccTCTCGCATGCCCGGAAGAGCATGCGGAGAGGCGAGTTCACCATTATATGCATCCCACCTTCCatattaattactatttttctcttaaaaatatatataattaattaatattttctctTACAAAAAGATATTTGTAatccaatttttttagtataaggAATTGGAGGAGCGGGGgttacacaaatattcattggatGCCTGAGATTTCGAACATCTACCCACATAAGTGAATGTGGAAGAGCTCAAACAACTAAGTTATACCCCACTGACTTCTTCATATAACTCTTATACTCTTTTCTTCATAAgtatttttaagaaataacGTGTAAAATTTGAAGTTGATGAGGAATAATTTTAAAGTGTGCATAGcactttgttttatttttttttattaagaggaataataatttagtagGTTTTGCATCTAGCCGCGGTGGCAACAACACTGCTCATTGGGCACCTAGCCACGGCGGCTGCAATGCGTTTAGGGGTAGTTTTGGATATTTCTGGATCGCTTAAGTAGTAAGATCTATTTACTTTGTACAATGAGCGGTAAACATTAAATGACGAGTTTAATAGGATATGGATGATAAAATAACACATTTCTCCACCCATCCTTGCTTAATAATgccactttttaaaaaaaaaaaacatagtaaAGCTTAAGTATAGAGAgatagcttctttttttttttttttttggggggttcTAGAAAGTTTAGGAGAAGATTGGCTATCCTCACCACTAGCGTTAGGGCAAACCCATAAACTCAAGCCAAAAGAACTTACACATGGCATCTAACTGCCAACTGCCATCGATATAAATTTATGTAGAAAATTACAAATCCCGCACTAATGAGAACAACACCTAAATATTCAATCTTATTAAGTTTGTTTGTGTGATCAAAAGATCGGGTCGGATCGatcttacatattaaaataatttagagaTCAGTATTAAAATAGTCAAATGGTACTTTAAACCTCTGTGAATATGAAAATCTGCAAAAATATTTGTTGAAAATCGGTACATTAAAAATGTGATGTGCATGTGATGTTGCTACACTAAAGGGCAAGccccaaaataaaacaagttacatttttttagaacttcaacccaaaaggaaaagttgaatgataaagaaattaaatgattACTCATGCTGTGTCATATTTCCACTATgagtgttttcttttccttctgaaaaaatatggaaatatgtTCAGCAATATCAAtcccctttcttctttttatgatATCTGGGGTGAGATTGGACAATAATAGTTTAGGACACTAGCACAAGTTTTGCTTTCTCCTTGTCATAAGGGGAAATTTAATCATTTATGTATCTGCAATCATGCAAGATGCAACAAACATAAACAATATGCAAAAGTCATTAGTTTAGGCTAATGGGAAGGAATTATGAGAAAGCGAGAATTCCAAAAGTGACATGTTGGGTTAATTTAATATCAATGCACCATTATTGTTATGCTTCATTGCGGTTAGTAGCAGTTTAGGGGTTCATAggaaattatttaaaagataggatttaattttgacaacaaagttaaaattaattagaaatattaaataaaaattaaatatttgaaatCCCCAGATGCAAAATCACTCGTCCAAAAATGGATTGTTTGCCAAATTGCTACTGTTCAAGAAATTCATATGTAATATATGTGCTTCTTTGGgcatttgtgtgtgtgttttgtgtatatatatttattattacttTTGGTTAATAGgtgtttttttacaaaatttgacaagagttcaattttcttttgaccaaaatattaatatcataAATCGAAGATCATGAAAATGTATAACAAATTTACAAAGCCCCCCTCTCTCACTGAAATTTGCCATTTTCAGCACTAATCTCACCTTCTGCAACAGTTTCCTCAGGAAGGTCCAACTCCACTGTCAAACTCTTaaccttttcttttagtgCCTCTACATCCAAAGTGGCAAGAATCTCCTCCTTTATTTTTGCTTCTGCTTTTTCTATGTCTTCTGAACTTGAGCCTTTTGCTATACCAGCCTTCAACTCCTCTATTCTTCCACTAATACCAGCTTCATTTATtactctctcaatttcctcatAAATCTCTGTGTTCACCTTTTCTATTTTCTCCTTCAACTCTGGAGGTGCAGTGACCACATTTTTCTTGGTCACCCCAACAACCTCCAAGTTAGCTGACTTTAGGACCTCCAAAAGCTCTTTCTTAACTGCCTCTACTTCTTCCATCAACTCCTTATCCACTGGTTCCC
Above is a window of Prunus persica cultivar Lovell chromosome G2, Prunus_persica_NCBIv2, whole genome shotgun sequence DNA encoding:
- the LOC18787426 gene encoding DEAD-box ATP-dependent RNA helicase 8, yielding MNSNRGRYPPGIGAGRGGGMNANPAFQSRPPHQQQYVQRNLLPNHHHQQYFQQQQHQQQQQQQQQWLRRGQLGGSTSADSAVDEVEKTVQSEAVDPSSHDWKARLNIPAPDTRFRTEDVTATKGNEFEDYFLKRELLMGIYEKGFERPSPIQEESIPIALTGSDILARAKNGTGKTAAFCIPALEKIDQDNNVIQVVILVPTRELALQTSQVCKELGKHLQIQVMVTTGGTSLKDDIMRLYQPVHLLVGTPGRILDLAKKGVCILKDCSMLVMDEADKLLSPEFQPSVEQLIRFLPSHRQILMFSATFPVTVKDFKDRYLQKPYVINLMDELTLKGITQFYAFVEERQKVHCLNTLFSKLQINQSIIFCNSVNRVELLAKKITELGYSCFYIHAKMLQDHRNRVFHDFRNGACRNLVCTDLFTRGIDIQAVNVVINFDFPKNSETYLHRVGRSGRFGHLGLAVNLITYEDRFNLYRIEQELGTEIKQIPPHIDQAIYCR
- the LOC109947172 gene encoding uncharacterized protein LOC109947172, whose translation is MFQFTLDPCASYLRHALSCFMLLGPDHYVELCVTENDVTLVGAVGDPEEGRTPEIPNVVLALQLTPSNFYTFSCTENVRLGLDYYMLFRELFDAKGGDFLSLSSDISRDNIDFELLSVSTLEMKVAEIPLLSRRSGQITLPQLQKERPVVIGIAAELFRVLILSSRERFGMTVTVSVMGKQVVLHGQDKAIVLRKEDCVIWIPVAGRFFLKFSTENANALLNASILSNMVWLYGQCNGPSCMLNFPFGQLGSLTFYFGEDNAGSEDDAGFHKR